In a genomic window of Streptomyces pristinaespiralis:
- a CDS encoding aspartate aminotransferase family protein: MGNPIAVSKDLSKTAYDHLWMHFTRMSSYEHAPVPTIVRGEGTYIYDDKGKRYLDGLAGLFVVNAGHGRHELAETAYKQAQELAFFPVWSYAHPKAVELAERLAHHAPGDLNKVFFTTGGGEAVETAWKLAKQYFKLQGKPTKYKVISRAVAYHGTPQGALSITGLPALKAPFEPLVPGAHKVPNTNIYRAPIHGDDPEAFGRWAADQIEQQILFEGPETVAAVFLEPVQNAGGCFPPPPGYFRRVREICDQYDVLLVSDEVICAFGRLGTMFACDKFDYVPDMITCAKGMTSGYSPIGACIISDRLAEPFYKGDNTFLHGYTFGGHPVSAAVGLANLDIFEREGLNQHVLDNEGAFRSTLEKLHDLPIVGDVRGNGFFYGIELVKDKATKESFNDEETERVLYGFLSKALYDNGLYCRADDRGDPVVQLAPPLIADQSTFDEIEQILRGVLAEAWTKL, encoded by the coding sequence GTGGGGAACCCGATAGCCGTGAGCAAGGACCTCTCCAAGACCGCCTACGACCACCTGTGGATGCACTTCACCCGCATGTCGTCGTACGAGCACGCACCCGTGCCCACCATCGTGCGTGGCGAGGGCACCTACATCTACGACGACAAGGGCAAGCGCTACCTCGACGGGCTCGCCGGCCTCTTCGTGGTCAACGCGGGCCACGGCCGGCACGAGCTCGCGGAGACCGCCTACAAGCAGGCTCAGGAGCTCGCGTTCTTCCCCGTGTGGTCCTACGCCCACCCCAAGGCGGTCGAGCTCGCGGAGCGCCTCGCCCACCACGCGCCGGGCGACCTCAACAAGGTCTTCTTCACCACCGGCGGCGGCGAGGCCGTCGAGACCGCCTGGAAGCTCGCCAAGCAGTACTTCAAGCTCCAGGGCAAGCCCACCAAGTACAAGGTCATCTCGCGTGCGGTCGCCTACCACGGCACCCCGCAGGGCGCCCTGTCGATCACCGGCCTCCCCGCCCTGAAGGCCCCCTTCGAGCCGCTGGTCCCCGGCGCGCACAAGGTGCCGAACACCAACATCTACCGCGCCCCGATCCACGGCGACGACCCCGAGGCCTTCGGCCGCTGGGCCGCCGACCAGATCGAGCAGCAGATCCTCTTCGAGGGCCCGGAGACCGTCGCCGCGGTCTTCCTCGAGCCCGTGCAGAACGCCGGCGGCTGCTTCCCGCCGCCGCCCGGCTACTTCCGGCGGGTCCGCGAGATCTGCGACCAGTACGACGTGCTGCTCGTCTCCGACGAGGTCATCTGCGCCTTCGGCCGCCTCGGCACGATGTTCGCCTGCGACAAGTTCGACTACGTGCCGGACATGATCACCTGCGCCAAGGGCATGACCTCGGGCTACTCCCCGATCGGCGCCTGCATCATCTCCGACCGCCTGGCCGAGCCGTTCTACAAGGGCGACAACACCTTCCTGCACGGCTACACCTTCGGCGGCCACCCGGTCTCCGCGGCCGTGGGCCTCGCCAACCTCGACATCTTCGAGCGCGAGGGCCTCAACCAGCACGTGCTCGACAACGAGGGCGCCTTCCGCTCCACCCTGGAGAAGCTGCACGACCTGCCGATCGTCGGCGACGTCCGCGGCAACGGCTTCTTCTACGGCATCGAGCTGGTGAAGGACAAGGCCACCAAGGAGTCGTTCAACGACGAGGAGACCGAGCGCGTCCTGTACGGCTTCCTCTCCAAGGCGCTGTACGACAACGGTCTGTACTGCCGGGCCGACGACCGCGGCGACCCGGTGGTCCAGCTGGCGCCGCCGCTGATCGCCGACCAGTCGACGTTCGACGAGATCGAGCAGATCCTGCGCGGCGTCCTCGCCGAGGCGTGGACCAAGCTCTGA
- a CDS encoding ABC transporter ATP-binding protein, with protein sequence MVAPPDNDVIWARSLHHAHRGSPALVGVSLGVREGEILAVLGARGSGKTTLLRCLSGQLVAEQGEVWFNSSPVHTMPALVRERLRRDRFGWIDPEPTLVPELNAWENTALPLLLAGVSRRAARTTAMEWMERLDIGTCAGKRPHALLRAEQQRVAVARALVTTPSVLFADEPTASLHSQDRAQVLRTLTAAVRSHRITMVLATHDADAAAVADRTITLADGRRVGSRATADAEGRAACSLSV encoded by the coding sequence ATGGTGGCCCCGCCCGACAACGATGTGATCTGGGCTCGCTCCCTGCACCACGCCCACCGCGGCTCCCCGGCCCTCGTGGGCGTGTCGCTCGGCGTGCGCGAGGGCGAGATCCTCGCCGTGCTCGGCGCGCGCGGCAGCGGCAAGACCACACTGCTGCGATGCCTGTCCGGACAACTCGTCGCAGAGCAGGGCGAGGTGTGGTTCAACAGCTCCCCCGTGCACACCATGCCGGCCCTGGTACGCGAGCGGCTGCGGCGCGACCGCTTCGGCTGGATCGACCCCGAGCCCACGCTCGTGCCGGAGCTCAACGCCTGGGAGAACACCGCTCTGCCGCTGCTGCTCGCCGGCGTCTCCCGCCGGGCGGCGCGGACCACCGCGATGGAGTGGATGGAACGCCTGGACATCGGCACCTGCGCGGGCAAGCGCCCCCACGCGCTGCTCCGTGCCGAGCAGCAGCGCGTCGCCGTCGCACGGGCCCTGGTCACCACCCCGTCCGTCCTCTTCGCCGACGAGCCGACCGCGTCGCTGCACAGCCAGGACCGCGCCCAGGTGCTGCGCACGCTGACCGCCGCCGTCCGCTCGCACCGGATCACGATGGTGCTCGCCACGCACGACGCGGACGCCGCGGCCGTCGCCGACCGCACGATCACGCTCGCCGACGGGCGGCGGGTGGGATCCCGGGCGACCGCCGACGCCGAAGGGCGGGCCGCGTGCTCGCTCTCCGTCTGA